A region from the Ursus arctos isolate Adak ecotype North America unplaced genomic scaffold, UrsArc2.0 scaffold_6, whole genome shotgun sequence genome encodes:
- the LOC130542891 gene encoding cation channel sperm-associated protein 2-like — protein MTTMVMVMMMMLMDRMVMMMMMVRMMMVRMMMVLMMMVRMMMVLMMMVIMMMVRMMMVLMMMVIMMMVRMMMMVRMMMVRMMMVLMMMVRMMMVRMMMVLMMMVRMMMVRMMMVIMMMVMMMMMVRMMMVLMMMVMMMMVLMMMVRMMMVLMMMVRMMMVLMMMVMMMMMVRMMVVLMMVMMMMVRMMMVRMRMVRMRMMMVRMMMDDDGEDDDGVDDDGEDDDDGEDDDGEDDDGGDDDGEDEDDDGEDDDDGENDDGYDDGEDDDGVDDDGDDW, from the exons ATGACCacaatggtgatggtgatgatgatgatgttgatggacaggatggtgatgatgatgatgatggtgaggatgatgatggtgaggatgatgatggtgttgatgatgatggtgaggatgatgatggtgttgatgatgatggttatcatgatgatggtgaggatgatgatggtgttgatgatgatggttatcatgatgatggtgaggatgatgatgatggtgaggatgatgatggtgaggatgatgatggtgttgatgatgatggtgaggatgatgatggtgaggatgatgatggtgttgatgatgatggtgaggatgatgatggtgagaaTGATGATGGTTatcatgatgatggtgatgatgatgatgatggtgaggatgatgatggtgttgatgatgatggtgatgatgatgatggtgttgatgatgatggtgaggatgatgatggtgttgatgatgatggtgaggatgatgatggtgttgatgatgatggtgatgatgatgatgatggtgaggatgatggtggtgttgatgatggtgatgatgatgatggtgaggatgatgatggtgaggatgaggatggtgaggatgaggatgatgatggtgaggatgatgatg gatgatgatggtgaggatgatgatggtgttgatgatgatggtgaggatgatgatgatggtgaggatgatgatggtgaggatgatgatggtggggatgatgatggtgaggatgaggatgatgatggtgaggatgatgatgatggtgagaaTGATGATGGTtatgatgatggtgaggatgatgatggtgttgatgatgatggtgatgactgGTGA